The Deltaproteobacteria bacterium genomic interval GGTGATGCCGGGGGATAATACCACGATGGTGGTGGAGTTACTGACGCCGATTGCGATGGACGAGGGGTTACGGTTTGCCATTCGCGAGGGCGGGCGCACGGTCGGGGCCGGCGTCGTCACCAAAATCCTCCTCTAAGCGTTGACTTATGGCTATGAATGAAAAAATCCGGATTCGCTTAAAAGCTTACGATCACCGGATCCTTGATCAATCCGTAAAGGAGATCGTGGAGACGGTGAGGAGAACCGGCGGTCGCGTGGCGGGTCCTATTCCTCTTCCAACTCGCATGGAGAGATTTACAGTCCTACGTTCTCCCCACGTAGACAAAAAATCCCGTGAACAATTTGAAATCCGTACGCACAAGCGTTTACTTGACATTCTTGATCCGACTCAACAGACCATCGATGCGTTAGGGAAGCTCGAGCTTTCCGCCGGTGTCGACGTTGAAATCAAGCTGCAATAATTAGGTAGAAGGAAAAGTTCATGATCGGCCTCATCGGTAAAAAACTCGGGATGACTCAAGTCTTCGCCCCAGATGGCACTCTCATTCCAGTGACGATCATTCAGACAGGGCCTTGTGTCGTTGTGCAGAAAAAGACTGTCTCGAAAGACGGGTATGATGCTCTCCAACTCGGCTTTGGAAAAAAGAAACCTCAGCGAGCGAAGAAACCTTTGCTTGGTCACTGCAAAGCTGCGGGACAAGGACCCTTCTCCGTCCTGCGCGAGTTCCATGTCGAAGATATCGACGGCTACGAGGTCGGTCGCGAAATCACTGCCGCACAAGTATTTCAAGCTGGAGAACGCATTGATGTTGTCGGTCGCACAAAAGGACGTGGGTATGCTGGGGTGATGAAACGCCACGGGATGAGCGGGTTTCCTGGGTCGCACGGAACGCACGAATACTTCCGCCACGGTGGTTCGATCGGCAATCGTTCCTACCCTGGGCGTATTTTTAAGGGAAAACGCATGGCTGGTCAGTATGGCGATGCGCAAATGA includes:
- the tuf gene encoding elongation factor Tu (EF-Tu; promotes GTP-dependent binding of aminoacyl-tRNA to the A-site of ribosomes during protein biosynthesis; when the tRNA anticodon matches the mRNA codon, GTP hydrolysis results; the inactive EF-Tu-GDP leaves the ribosome and release of GDP is promoted by elongation factor Ts; many prokaryotes have two copies of the gene encoding EF-Tu); the protein is VMPGDNTTMVVELLTPIAMDEGLRFAIREGGRTVGAGVVTKILL
- the rpsJ gene encoding 30S ribosomal protein S10, coding for MAMNEKIRIRLKAYDHRILDQSVKEIVETVRRTGGRVAGPIPLPTRMERFTVLRSPHVDKKSREQFEIRTHKRLLDILDPTQQTIDALGKLELSAGVDVEIKLQ
- the rplC gene encoding 50S ribosomal protein L3 translates to MIGLIGKKLGMTQVFAPDGTLIPVTIIQTGPCVVVQKKTVSKDGYDALQLGFGKKKPQRAKKPLLGHCKAAGQGPFSVLREFHVEDIDGYEVGREITAAQVFQAGERIDVVGRTKGRGYAGVMKRHGMSGFPGSHGTHEYFRHGGSIGNRSYPGRIFKGKRMAGQYGDAQMTALQLRVVEVKSEHHLLLVQGAIPGARGGIVLVRKSSAKAAK